One segment of Mobula birostris isolate sMobBir1 chromosome 29, sMobBir1.hap1, whole genome shotgun sequence DNA contains the following:
- the LOC140190145 gene encoding probable G-protein coupled receptor 139, translated as MHAPPRGLVYAIYYTALAVIAVPVNIVAIVILSRGKCGLSRCITRYLVSMAATDLLVIITAVILNRIPAIYCPGSFLSITPVCSFSVALIYATRDSSVWLTVVFTFDRYVAICWQKLKAKYCTHRNAGIVVSVVCTLGCVINIPWYFLYEPIYVIDNVPWYCKPKGILYSILPWTIFDWTDRLLTPCLPFLLILTLNALTVRHILAASRARRRLRSCAVGERQSDPEMESRRKSIVLLFAISGCFILLWMPYVVYFFIEHFQVGFTISGYSDPRFILMESSNVFQMLSCCTNTFIYAVTQNKFREELKVLMKFPLTASHSSGPSRK; from the exons ATGCATGCGCCACCCAGAGGCTTGGTGTACGCCATTTACTACACGGCTCTTGCTGTGATCGCGGTTCCAG TTAATATAGTAGccattgtgatcctgtcccgaggAAAATGTGGCCTGTCCAGATGTATCACCCGGTATCTCGTGTCCATGGCGGCGACAGACCTGCTGGTAATTATCACCGCCGTGATATTAAACAGGATTCCCGCTATTTATTGTCCCGGTAGTTTCCTCTCCATCACGCCTGTCTGCAGTTTCAGCGTTGCGTTAATTTACGCCACCAGGGACAGTTCGGTTTGGTTAACGGTAGTGTTCACCTTTGACCGATATGTCGCCATCTGCTGGCAGAAGCTCAAAGCAAAGTACTGCACCCACAGAAACGCTGGGATTGTGGTGTCTGTCGTCTGTACTTTGGGCTGCGTGATCAACATCCCCTGGTACTTTTTGTACGAACCAATCTACGTCATTGACAACGTGCCCTGGTATTGCAAACCGAAGGGTATCCTTTATTCTATTCTGCCTTGGACAATATTTGATTGGACCGATCGCCTTCTGACCCCTTGCCTCCCGTTCCTGCTTATTCTCACGCTCAACGCTCTGACTGTCAGGCACATTTTGGCAGCCAGTCGGGCCCGTAGGAGACTCCGCAGTTGCGCCgtgggagagagacagagcgacCCGGAGATGGAAAGCCGCAGGAAGTCGATCGTCCTGCTCTTTGCAATCTCGGGATGTTTCATCCTTCTGTGGATGCCGTATGTTGTCTACTTCTTTATCGAACATTTTCAAGTTGGTTTTACAATCTCTGGCTACAGCGACCCCAGATTTATCCTGATGGAAAGTAGCAATGTGTTTCAGATgctgagctgctgcacaaacacgtttaTCTACGCAGTGACTCAAAACAAATTCCGGGAAGAATTGAAGGTTCTGATGAAATTCCCGCTGACCGCTTCACATTCGTCAGGTCCGTCACGGAAGTAG
- the LOC140190146 gene encoding N-formyl peptide receptor 3-like, whose protein sequence is MEWGAPSVMSMVILILTFLLGVPGNGAVIWVTGFKMKGNAHTVCFLNLAVANLTFCLFLPFLMADTTQLRVSESLSVFIRSIMFLSVFASIYLLFLISIYRCLAILRPIWFQQHLSFACVRVTCFMVWITAIAMCLPLFFPRYLSERIIIWTIFIFGLPSVIMITCYSLVGWRLHGNRFAKARKPIRLIVTAVSTFVICCLPVTLCTLLRNFSESVSRDWLIFTEALASFNSSLNPFVYVFASSNFRQVIRRSLFASLLLAFTEHELKGETQNRNPTSNTNV, encoded by the coding sequence ATGGAGTGGGGCGCACCTTCCGTCATGTCAATGGTTATCCTCATCCTCACCTTCCTACTGGGCGTCCCGGGTAACGGCGCAGTCATCTGGGTGACGGGGTTCAAGATGAAGGGTAACGCCCACACTGTGTGCTTCCTGAACCTGGCTGTGGCTAACCTGACGTTTTGCCTGTTTCTTCCCTTCCTCATGGCTGACACCACCCAGCTCCGCGTTTCCGAATCGCTTTCGGTATTTATTAGATCCATTATGTTTCTAAGCGTTTTCGCCAGCATATATCTGTTATTCCTCATCAGCATCTACCGCTGCCTGGCTATTTTACGGCCCATCTGGTTCCAGCAACATCTGAGCTTCGCTTGTGTTCGTGTGACCTGCTTCATGGTCTGGATCACAGCCATCGCCATGTGCCTGCCTTTATTCTTCCCTCGGTATCTTTCCGAGCGTATCATAATTTGGACCATCTTCATCTTCGGCCTCCCCTCTGTAATTATGATCACTTGCTATTCCCTCGTTGGCTGGAGGCTGCACGGGAACAGATTCGCTAAGGCCAGGAAGCCCATACGCCTGATCGTGACCGCGGTCTCCACCTTTGTGATCTGCTGCCTCCccgtcactctctgcactctcctGAGAAACTTCTCCGAAAGTGTGTCTCGGGACTGGCTCATATTCACCGAGGCCCTGGCCTCATTCAACAGCTCCCTCAACCCTTTTGTCTACGTCTTCGCCAGCAGCAACTTCCGTCAGGTTATCAGACGCTCCCTGTTTGCCTCGCTCCTGCTGGCCTTCACCGAGCATGAGCTAAAGGGTGAGACCCAGAACCGCAATCCCACCTCAAACACGAATGTTTGA